TGCAACATACAATTCGCCCTTGATCCGCACAGCAAGAATTATTTTGTTATCGAGGTTAATCCGCGTGTCAGCCGTTCTTCCGCTTTGGCATCAAAGGCAACCGGTTATCCGATTGCCCGCATGGCCGCGAAGCTTGCTGCCGGTTACACGCTTGATGAGCTGAAAAATCCATTAACGGAATTAACCTATGCAAGCTTTGAGCCAGCCCTTGACTATGTGGTCGTAAAATTTCCAAGATGGCCGTTTGACAAATTCAAACAGGCAGACAGAATTCTTGGCACAAAAATGAAGGCGACTGGAGAGGTTATGGCGATTGAACGCAATCTGGAAGCAGCATTGCAAAAAGCAGTAGCTTCCCTTGAGCTTGACACAATTGGAACGCATCTCAGGGAGCTTGGCGATGTATCGACGAACAAGCTATGGGAAATGGCAGTGAATCCGGATGACCGGAGATTCTTTGTTGTGATGGAATTGTTAAGCCGAAACGAATCGGCGGAAGAAATCCACTTGAAAACAAAAATCGACCGCTATTTTCTTTCTGTTTTCAAAACAATTATTGAAATGGAAAACAAAATGATGAAAGATCCGGAATTTCTAAATGGCAATGGTTTGAAAATCGTTAAGGAAAAGGGCTTTACTGATCGGTCAATTGCATCCTTGACCGGAAAAGAAGAATCTGCCATACGTGCCTTGAGAAAAGAAAAAGGAATCACAGCATCGTATAAAATTGTTGATACGTGTGCGGCCGAATTTGATGCAAAAACGAATTATTTTTATTCCACATACTTTGGAGAAAATGATGCGGATGTAACAAAGAAAGAAAAGAAAAGGGCATTGATCATCGGCTCAGGACCGATTCGTATAGGTCAGGGAGTCGAATTCGACTATAGTGCCGTGCAGGCTGTGTTGACTTTGCAAAAGATGGGCTTTGAGGCAATCATGCTGAATAATAATCCTGAAACAGTCAGCACAGACTATGAAATTGCTGATCGACTTTATTTCGAACCGATTACTCTTGAGCATATCTTGAATGTCATCGAAGCGGAGGAAATCGATTTTGCCATTGTCCAGTTCGGCGGACAGACCGCGATCAACGTCGCAGAAGAATTGGAACAGGCTGGAGTCCCTCTTCTTGGAACCTCATTTGAGACTATCGATTTGCTTGAAGACAGGGACCGGTTTTATCAACTGCTAAATGAGCTTGATATTAAGCATGCCAAAGGTGATACTGCTTATGACAAGCAGGATGCCGTCAATAAAGCAAAAGATATCGGCTATCCAGTATTGATCAGACCATCCTACGTTATCGGCGGTATGGGTATGATTATTGTTGATTCAGAAAAAATGCTGCTTGAATTGCTGAACGATGCGAATCACTTGCCTTATCCGATATTAATTGACGAATATATTTACGGCAAAGAATACGAGATCGATTTAGTGGCGGATGGGAAAGAAATCTTTGTGCCAACGTATGTTCAGCACATTGAAAAAGCGGGTGTTCACTCAGGGGACAGCTTCGCGGTACTGCCAGCACAATCTCTCACTGAGAAACAGCAGCAGGAGATGTACCTGGCGGCAGATCAACTCGTTAAAAAGCTTTCCTATCAAGGTGTTATGAATATACAGTTTGTTATTCAGAAGGATGAAGTACTTGTTCTGGAGGTTAATCCGCGTGCGAGCCGGACAGTACCGGTTGTCAGCAAGGTAATGGGTGTGCCGCTTATTCCGTTAGCGACTAAAGCTTTAGTGGGAGAGCATCTTGAAGATATGAACCCTGAAATCCAAAACCATTCTGCAGTCGCTGTGAAATTTCCAGTCTTCTCCTCACACGCCATTCAGGATATCGACCTGAAGCTCGGTCCGGAAATGAAAGCGACCGGTGAAGGAATGTGTGTAGCGGAAAACATGGAAAGTGCGCTTAAGAAGATTTTCGCAAACGAGTGGACGAATAAGGGTTCGATCTATTTGGAAGGTTCTTCAGAGCTAAAAAAGCTTGCTGAGGAAAATGGTTTTACAGTGGATGAAGACTTTGACTCCTGGCTGAAAAAAGATGATAAAATCCTTCATATTCATCTGAACACTTCGGAAGAAGCGAAAAAGCAAAGGATTGCTGCCCTTACCAACGGTGTTACTGTCTTAACAGAGGAAGAAACGGTTTACGCCTTTTTTGCCGGCGCCTCAGGCGAAACGAAAGTGACATCACTAAGTGAGATTTATAAAAAGGAAGTGGAAGTATGAGCTCATTACATGTGAAACAGGAGTCAGTGACCGAATTGCAGGGTAAGGACTTTCTCACATTGGCGGATTTAACAAAGGAAGAAATCATCGGCCTGCTTGAAGAAGCAGCTAATCTCAAAAAAAACAAATTTCAGCCGATTTTTGCAGGAAAGACGCTGGCAATGATTTTCGAAAAATCTTCCACTCGGACACGCGTCTCGTTTGAAGCTGGTATGGCGCAGCTTGGTGGGAATGCGCTGTTTTTAAGCAATAGAGACATACAGCTCGGGCGGGGAGAAACGATTGCCGACACGGCTAAGGTGTTGTCTGGCTATGTCGATGCCATTATGATCAGAACGTTTGAACACGAAAGAGTTGAAGAGCTTGCCAAATACGCAACGATTCCCGTTATCAATGGATTATCTGATTTCGCGCATCCATGCCAAGCGTTAGCAGACCTGTTAACGATATATGAAACAAAAGGCACACTGGAAAACGTAAAGGTCGTCTATGTAGGGGATGGCAATAACGTTGCCCATTCCCTTATGATTGGCTGTGCGAAGGTCGGCTGCGACATCACAGTCGCTTCTCCTTCGGGGTATGAACCACAAGAAGGAGTCATTCAGTCGGCAAAAGCATTTGCAGAAAAATCAGGTGCTGCTGTTACCGTCACTAATGATGCGGAACAAGCGGTAATTGATGCAGACGTCATTTATTCAGATGTCTTTACGAGCATGGGACAGGAAGCGGAAAGCGAAGAGCGTTTGAAGATTTTTTCAGGCTTCCAGGTGAATTCAGAGCTTGCAGCTCATGCGAAGCCTGATTACACCTTCCTTCATTGCCTTCCTGCTCATCGAGAAGAAGAAGTCACAGCTGAAATTATCGACGGACCTAATTCAGCGGTGTTCCAGCAGGCGGAAAACCGGATGCACGTCCAAAAAGCGCTGCTGAAAGCTTTAATCAAGTAATAGCAATAAAAAGGCCTCCCAGCTCGGGAAGGCCTTTTGCTTTTTGTAAAAACATGTTTTTTTATCGAATGGGTATACTATTTTTGATTAAGGTGAAGGAGTGAAATTATGGGACAGCAGCACCAATTTAAACCTGGCCAAAAAGCACCGAACAATGGTATATATGTTGAAATTGGTGAAACAGGAAGCATGGTAAAAGACCCGCAAAAAATCCGCTTGAGTGCAGGTGATATGTTTCCCGACACCTCAAACCATAATCGGATTTGGACTTACCAAAGAAAACCTTAAAAAAACTCTGCTTGGAAAAATATCCAAGCAGAGTTTTTATTTTTAATGCTGTTTCGTTTCTTTCGTAGCTGGCAAAATCTCACCCAAAATAATCAGGAGAACGAACGCAATTACCGCTATAATTGATGTAGTCAATGGTTCGTAAGCTGCTCCATTCATTGAGGCAATTAAATAACCTGCCATGTGAGTTAAAAGGAACGCCCAAAAGAAAAGCATAATAAAACGCACGATCCCACCTCGTCCTTCTTTCCATTTCTAAAGCATATCATACCATAGAAAAATAGAAGGTAAAAGTACTCTAGAGATATATAAACACCAAAATTGTGAACATTTTTCAGACATCCGCTCCAATTTTTGTTTTAATGATAAAATTCAGGGGATAGGACAATTTCTTAACCCTTTCAACAATAATTCCATATGATATAGAGAAGAATTGACGTGGAGGGAGGTGAGGCAAGGGGTGACTATTTTCGAACGTTTTTTTCAATTTGAATCAGAATGGAATGCGATCCATATACCCTACCGGCCAAATGGATTCGGAGTGCTCGTTCTTGGGGACAGGAATCACTTTGTCAAGCCTGAAACAAGCTTTTGGCTGGAGCATGATGGGAAGTACAGGACGATTCAATTGCTTTTGTCTGAAGGTTATACAATTTTTTACAGCAATTTATTTAATCCCCATTGGGGGGCGAAGAAAGCGTCGGATTACACGAGGCATTTTATCCATTACGTATTAAAGCATGAAATTCTAAACGAAAAAATCCATATCATAGCAGAAGGCACGGGTGCTCTAGTGGCTGCAAATCTTCTGAATGAATCAGAAGAGCAAATTCGTTCAGTTGCTATGCTCACTCCTTGCCTTGACCTGCAAAGCTATTATGAGAACGAAAAAGAAAATAAATTTTTTTATAAGCAGCTCGTAAAACAATTGGAAAAAAGCTACGGAATTCCTGAAAAGGAAATGGAGAATTTTCGATTTCAAACAATTATCCCCTACCACAACAAAGTACCTGTCCATATTTGGCAAAGAATGAATGGGGCCTATCCGTACGATGCCCATGCCAAAATCTTCGAAGAAAAACAAATGAATGGCAAGAATCAGGTGAAAGTAACTTATTATCTGGCTGATCATCCGAATCGAATTCGATCTTCTATTCTGAAATTTTTCAAGAGGCATGAAAAGGAATTGTGAAGAATAAAGTAGTAACAGCCTGAATTCAGGCTGTTTTTCATTTTTGGACGTTAATGAAACTAATAATGAGAGGTGGGACAGGTCAAATGAATTCGGTCCTTGTCCTTGGAACAGATGAATTTTTCGGGCTTACACTTTGTGAAAAATTATTGGATGAAGGCTTTGAAGTCCATGCAGTTTTGCTTCAGACTCAAGTTAAAGAAAAACAGCATTTAATTGAGGAAAGACTGCTG
This window of the Bacillus gobiensis genome carries:
- a CDS encoding carbamoyl phosphate synthase large subunit; protein product: MSKDSSLQSILVIGSGPIIIGQAAEFDYSGTQGCIALKEEGYRVILVNNNPATIMTDQTFADEIYFEPLTPESITSIIEKERPDGLLANLGGQTALNLAVQLEKKGVLKSYNVKLLGTSVETIENGEDREKFRALMKKLNEPVPESEIVDNKEDALDFASKIGFPVIIRPAYTLGGKGGGIAKSKEEFLKLIENALLASPINQCLVEKSIAGYKEIEYEVMRDKNDTCITVCNMENIDPVGVHTGDSIVVAPSQTLTDQDYQRLRSASLKIISALDVIGGCNIQFALDPHSKNYFVIEVNPRVSRSSALASKATGYPIARMAAKLAAGYTLDELKNPLTELTYASFEPALDYVVVKFPRWPFDKFKQADRILGTKMKATGEVMAIERNLEAALQKAVASLELDTIGTHLRELGDVSTNKLWEMAVNPDDRRFFVVMELLSRNESAEEIHLKTKIDRYFLSVFKTIIEMENKMMKDPEFLNGNGLKIVKEKGFTDRSIASLTGKEESAIRALRKEKGITASYKIVDTCAAEFDAKTNYFYSTYFGENDADVTKKEKKRALIIGSGPIRIGQGVEFDYSAVQAVLTLQKMGFEAIMLNNNPETVSTDYEIADRLYFEPITLEHILNVIEAEEIDFAIVQFGGQTAINVAEELEQAGVPLLGTSFETIDLLEDRDRFYQLLNELDIKHAKGDTAYDKQDAVNKAKDIGYPVLIRPSYVIGGMGMIIVDSEKMLLELLNDANHLPYPILIDEYIYGKEYEIDLVADGKEIFVPTYVQHIEKAGVHSGDSFAVLPAQSLTEKQQQEMYLAADQLVKKLSYQGVMNIQFVIQKDEVLVLEVNPRASRTVPVVSKVMGVPLIPLATKALVGEHLEDMNPEIQNHSAVAVKFPVFSSHAIQDIDLKLGPEMKATGEGMCVAENMESALKKIFANEWTNKGSIYLEGSSELKKLAEENGFTVDEDFDSWLKKDDKILHIHLNTSEEAKKQRIAALTNGVTVLTEEETVYAFFAGASGETKVTSLSEIYKKEVEV
- the argF gene encoding ornithine carbamoyltransferase: MSSLHVKQESVTELQGKDFLTLADLTKEEIIGLLEEAANLKKNKFQPIFAGKTLAMIFEKSSTRTRVSFEAGMAQLGGNALFLSNRDIQLGRGETIADTAKVLSGYVDAIMIRTFEHERVEELAKYATIPVINGLSDFAHPCQALADLLTIYETKGTLENVKVVYVGDGNNVAHSLMIGCAKVGCDITVASPSGYEPQEGVIQSAKAFAEKSGAAVTVTNDAEQAVIDADVIYSDVFTSMGQEAESEERLKIFSGFQVNSELAAHAKPDYTFLHCLPAHREEEVTAEIIDGPNSAVFQQAENRMHVQKALLKALIK
- a CDS encoding YjzC family protein; the protein is MGQQHQFKPGQKAPNNGIYVEIGETGSMVKDPQKIRLSAGDMFPDTSNHNRIWTYQRKP
- a CDS encoding YjzD family protein: MRFIMLFFWAFLLTHMAGYLIASMNGAAYEPLTTSIIAVIAFVLLIILGEILPATKETKQH